GAGATGCACCCACTGGACACTGAGGACAGAAAAGAGATGTTAAGACAGGCAGCAGGAATTGGGTATTGCAACATCACAAAGTGCTGCACAGAAGTATGCCCAGAGGAAATTCATATAACAGACAACGCTATTATTCCTCTTAAGGAAAGAGTCGCAGACACATATTTTGATCCGCTACAGTGGATACTTAGTAAAGTTAAGAGAAGCTAACACAAACGCACAAACAATAAGGAGATTAAGTTGAACATTCACGAGTATCAGGCTAAAGAACTATTATCAAAGTACGGAGTTGCCGTTCCAATGGGAAAGGTAGCTTTTCATGAGGATGAAGCAGAGCAAATAGCAAATGATCTTAAGTCAGAGAAATTCGTTGTAAAAGCCCAGATACATGCCGGAGGAAGAGGAAAAGGCGGAGGAGTAAAGCTTGCAAACGTTCTAGATGAAGTAAAAAGGCTTGCATCAGAAATACTCGGAATGAACTTAGTCACACACCAAACAGGACCAGAGGGAAAACTGGTAAGCAAGGTACTTGTTGAAGAAGCTTCAAATATTGCAACTGAGCTATACCTAGGAATGGTAATAGACAGAGCTACAGAGAAGATTGTAATTATGGCCAGCCAAGAGGGCGGGATGGAAATTGAAGAAGTAGCCCGCACAAACCCTGAGAAGATCTTAAAAGAATATGTAGACCCTACTGTTGGTCTTCTTCCATATCAGTGCAGAAAGATCGCTTATTTCCTAGGTCTTAAAGGAAAAACAGTAAATAAAGCTGTCAAATTCATAATCGGTCTATACAATGCATTTACTGAGAACGACTGCTCACTAGCAGAGATAAATCCTCTAATTCTTACAAATGACGGTGATGTATATGCACTTGACGCTAAAATGAACTTTGATGATAACGCTCTTTTCAGACACCCTGAAATTGAGAAAATGCATGACCCTGCCGAAGAAGATCCCACTGAGCTTGAAGCAAAGAAATGGGGAATAAGCTATGTAAAGCTTGACGGCAATATAGGATGTCTTGTAAATGGTGCTGGGCTTGCAATGTCCACGATGGATATTATTAAACACCACGGCGCTGAGCCTGCCAACTTCCTAGACGTTGGCGGAGGAGCAACCGCTGAGCAGGTACTGCAAGCACTAAAGATGATCCTAAGCGATCCTAACGTGAAAGCGATTTTTATTAACATCTTTGGCGGTATAATGAAGTGCGATACAATAGCCGAGGGTGTAATCACTGCTGCTAAAGAAGTTGGGATTGAAGTGCCTTTAATTGTCAGATTAGAGGGCACAAATGTAGAGCTTGGCCGCAAATTGCTATCAGAATCCGGTCTTAATATCATAACTGGGTCAGATATGCGAGACGCCGCTGCAAAAGCAGTAGAAGCAGCAAAATAATCCACAAATATAGATTTATTAACGGTTATTTATAAA
This Thermodesulfobacteriota bacterium DNA region includes the following protein-coding sequences:
- the sucC gene encoding ADP-forming succinate--CoA ligase subunit beta, whose amino-acid sequence is MNIHEYQAKELLSKYGVAVPMGKVAFHEDEAEQIANDLKSEKFVVKAQIHAGGRGKGGGVKLANVLDEVKRLASEILGMNLVTHQTGPEGKLVSKVLVEEASNIATELYLGMVIDRATEKIVIMASQEGGMEIEEVARTNPEKILKEYVDPTVGLLPYQCRKIAYFLGLKGKTVNKAVKFIIGLYNAFTENDCSLAEINPLILTNDGDVYALDAKMNFDDNALFRHPEIEKMHDPAEEDPTELEAKKWGISYVKLDGNIGCLVNGAGLAMSTMDIIKHHGAEPANFLDVGGGATAEQVLQALKMILSDPNVKAIFINIFGGIMKCDTIAEGVITAAKEVGIEVPLIVRLEGTNVELGRKLLSESGLNIITGSDMRDAAAKAVEAAK